A single Polyodon spathula isolate WHYD16114869_AA chromosome 6, ASM1765450v1, whole genome shotgun sequence DNA region contains:
- the LOC121317492 gene encoding epidermal retinol dehydrogenase 2-like has translation MHNLFIYYIEKAIISLKVVKELFYLTFGTFFYVFEAFARLLVHPPRKDVEGEIVLVTGAAQGIGKLIAEKFGVLGATLVLWDNNLEAIEQTTKELRRSLDVRVYAYVCDCSRRTEVYKVAEMVKREVGDVSILVNNAGVVTGKYNFTDAPDNLVDRTLRVNAAAHFWTYKAFLPTMMARNHGHLVCIACHGGLFAMNGLADYCASKFAAVGFAESIALELLVLGKEGVKTTIACPYLINTTMFAGCQTKWPSFLPIMDQHDAAEKIVDAILREKLYTLLPFSLYFLMALKSVMPTKLGIIFVNFLGGLDLMDQFSAVTLSPAASYKKTQEPAQLPKEQTNLKQTAGNISEYNSNESDRV, from the exons ATGcataatctttttatttactaTATTGAGAAAGCTATCATCAGCCTGAAGGTTGTGAAAGAGCTCTTTTATTTAACCTTCGGGACGTTCTTCTATGTTTTTGAGGCCTTTGCGCGGCTGTTGGTCCATCCACCCAGAAAGGATGTTGAAGGAGAGATCGTCCTGGTTACTGGTGCTGCTCAGGGTATTGGAAAGCTTATAGCAGAGAAGTTTGGCGTACTCGGGGCCACCCTGGTGCTTTGGGATAATAACTTGGAAGCCATTGAACAAACAACAAAAGAGCTAAGACGCAGTTTGGATGTCAGGGTCTATGCCTATGTGTGTGATTGCAGCAGACGGACAGAGGTTTATAAAGTTGCAGAAATG GTGAAGAGGGAAGTAGGTGATGTGTCCATACTGGTGAACAATGCCGGAGTGGTAACAGGAAAGTACAATTTTACAGATGCCCCAGACAATTTGGTGGACAGAACTTTAAGGGTTAATGCAGCAGCACATTTTTGG ACCTACAAGGCTTTTTTACCTACCATGATGGCCCGTAATCACGGCCACCTTGTGTGTATTGCTTGCCATGGAGGACTGTTTGCAATGAATGGTTTAGCAG ATTACTGTGCAAGCAAGTTTGCTGCTGTGGGTTTTGCTGAATCCATAGCTTTGGAACTTCTTGTTCTTGGAAAGGAAGGAGTTAAAACCACTATTGCATGCCCCTACTTGATCAACACTACCATGTTTGCAGGCTGCCAGACAAA GTGGCCTTCATTTCTGCCTATCATGGATCAGCATGATGCTGCAGAGAAGATAGTGGACGCCATCTTAAGAGAGAAGCTCTATACGCTTCTGCCGTTTAGCTTATACTTTCTGATGGCCTTAAAAAG TGTCATGCCGACCAAACTTGgaattatttttgtaaactttctggGAGGCTTGGACCTCATGGACCAGTTCAGTGCTGTGACGCTATCACCTGCAGCCAGCTACAAGAAAACCCAGGAACCAGCCCAGCTTCCCAAAGaacaaacaaatctcaaacaaaCAGCAGGAAATATCTCAGAGTACAATTCAAATGAGAGTGACCGGGTATAG